One window from the genome of SAR324 cluster bacterium encodes:
- a CDS encoding DUF58 domain-containing protein, with protein MIPKDLAKKIRIIEIYTRKAVNDILAGEYESVFKGRGMEFDEVREYVPGDEIRDIDWNVTARMGHPFVKRYVEERELTIMFLADLSASGSFGSHEKTKNEVAAEICALLAFSAIRNNDKVGLIVFTNEIELFIPPRKGASHVLRLIRELLAFEPRSPLTDLNVVIDYLGRVLHKRCVVFLISDFQTEGYEKKLPIMGKRHDVVGIALQDPVEQALPPVGLIELEDAETGETLLMDAGDPDFRKWYEQHARQTREKLKEQFQMMNIDLAEIQTGDDYVKDLIRFFRSRKRR; from the coding sequence ATGATCCCCAAAGACCTGGCAAAAAAAATCCGTATCATTGAGATCTATACCCGCAAGGCCGTCAATGACATTCTGGCCGGAGAATACGAAAGCGTATTCAAGGGCCGTGGAATGGAATTTGACGAAGTCCGCGAATACGTTCCCGGCGATGAGATCCGCGACATTGACTGGAATGTAACCGCGCGCATGGGGCATCCGTTTGTCAAACGCTATGTTGAAGAACGGGAACTCACCATCATGTTTCTGGCAGATCTTTCAGCTTCGGGCAGTTTCGGCAGCCATGAAAAAACTAAAAATGAAGTCGCCGCTGAAATTTGCGCGTTGCTGGCGTTTTCCGCCATCCGGAACAATGACAAGGTGGGACTGATTGTTTTTACCAACGAGATTGAACTGTTCATTCCTCCCCGCAAGGGCGCTTCGCATGTGCTCAGACTGATTCGTGAACTGCTGGCGTTTGAACCCCGCTCACCGCTAACAGACCTGAATGTGGTCATCGACTACCTTGGACGTGTCCTTCACAAACGCTGTGTGGTGTTTCTGATTTCTGATTTCCAGACAGAGGGTTATGAAAAAAAACTGCCCATCATGGGCAAACGCCATGATGTGGTGGGAATTGCCCTTCAGGATCCTGTGGAACAAGCATTGCCTCCGGTGGGACTCATTGAACTGGAAGACGCTGAAACAGGCGAAACCCTGCTGATGGATGCCGGGGATCCTGATTTTCGAAAATGGTATGAACAACATGCCCGCCAAACCCGGGAAAAATTAAAAGAACAGTTTCAGATGATGAATATTGATCTGGCGGAGATTCAGACCGGCGATGATTATGTCAAGGATCTGATTCGCTTTTTCAGGAGTAGAAAACGACGATGA
- a CDS encoding Hpt domain-containing protein — translation MKILNLFILCLLIVTPASSLYADIDPREGCDSCLFKINSLEQPYDLTGKWLFSRKDREQNKAVTLDTSDWELINAPGPWMWVELGKTFTVGWYRGVFEFSPEMMGQKVVVFMDTYLSRTQIYLDGNMIFQRPDLDHFQSYYPIQSIPAVFTITKTRHVFTFRVQTYMMTGTYQLPLKIQKFDAGAYRALGSSQLWGGGGQIRLVSAYFCLAFGLFFLLVYFKTRELLYLLASLLAMITFPFFGFPGESFIRSWGPEVTYILHYMGLYVAYFIYLFIQYFTGWRPVLNKYLGISSLVSAVFFPVVAFVYRDVTLMLIVRYVCVTLAFTMVIFAYYDLCRAYWKNRSDRDLRTIFVGLSVLIVTASNDAGIDFGLFSSYGMLSIGFIFLISSLLWVASIHFADTFQENKRLVHDLTNINENLEGIVADRTKALREKTNDIQSILQNMPEGILTVTYGNKIHHEYSAYLEKILETKDIAEKDVMEVVFRNSSLGADSFASVDTVLGACLGEDSMNFLMNQHLMISELEKHFPDGKKKHLELSWASICDDDDMIDKIMLSIRDVTELKKLQKEADSQKRELEMIGQILSIDQEKFFEFIASAENFLDANEKLILETREKNHEILETLFRNMHTIKGNARTYGLLHMTNQVHEAEHEYDELRKHEEKIWNPEQLIEQLQTARKLLLEYKELNEKKLGRKGPGRRGDGGDMLTVPKSKIEEVLSIIHQLDVKAVDRVQHSLHTIENTLKRFGTQKLEILLSGILNSLPSLAKELAKEQPEIVIQDKGILIKKQAFGLIRNAFMHIFRNSLDHGLEKPADRTARGKTPQGTITLTLELQQDRVLFRYKDDGRGLAVSRIRQKALENKLIAPNEVMSAQEVAQLVFRSGFSTAEKVTEVSGRGVGMDAVKKFFQQEGGDVMIQLQQHSEADDFIPCEFLLWLPEGHVLVTEDSQNS, via the coding sequence ATGAAAATCCTGAATCTGTTCATACTTTGTCTGCTGATTGTTACACCAGCCAGTTCTCTTTATGCGGATATCGATCCTCGTGAAGGCTGTGACTCCTGTCTGTTCAAAATCAATTCTCTGGAACAACCGTATGATCTTACAGGAAAATGGCTGTTTTCACGCAAGGATCGTGAGCAAAACAAGGCTGTGACTCTGGACACCTCTGACTGGGAATTGATCAATGCTCCCGGCCCCTGGATGTGGGTTGAATTGGGAAAAACGTTCACGGTGGGGTGGTACCGCGGCGTGTTTGAATTTTCCCCTGAAATGATGGGACAGAAAGTGGTTGTGTTCATGGACACCTATCTGAGCCGTACTCAAATTTATCTGGATGGCAACATGATCTTCCAACGTCCGGATCTGGATCATTTTCAGTCGTATTATCCCATTCAATCCATTCCCGCTGTATTTACGATCACGAAAACAAGGCATGTTTTTACCTTCAGGGTTCAAACCTACATGATGACCGGCACCTATCAACTCCCGTTGAAAATTCAGAAATTTGATGCCGGGGCCTATCGTGCGTTGGGGTCCAGTCAACTCTGGGGCGGGGGCGGACAGATCCGTTTGGTGTCTGCTTATTTTTGTTTGGCGTTTGGTCTGTTTTTTCTGCTGGTTTATTTCAAAACCAGAGAATTGCTCTACCTGCTGGCATCTCTGCTCGCCATGATAACTTTTCCATTCTTTGGATTTCCCGGGGAGAGCTTTATAAGAAGCTGGGGCCCCGAAGTGACTTATATCTTACACTACATGGGGCTGTATGTAGCCTACTTTATCTACCTGTTTATTCAGTATTTCACTGGCTGGCGTCCCGTGTTGAACAAATATCTGGGCATAAGCAGTCTTGTAAGCGCAGTCTTTTTTCCAGTTGTAGCCTTTGTGTACAGGGATGTCACCTTGATGCTCATAGTTCGCTATGTATGTGTTACGCTAGCCTTTACGATGGTGATATTTGCTTATTATGACCTTTGTCGAGCTTACTGGAAAAACAGAAGTGATCGGGACCTCCGCACTATTTTTGTGGGACTGTCCGTTCTCATTGTTACAGCCAGCAACGATGCGGGAATTGATTTTGGACTGTTCAGTTCTTATGGAATGTTATCAATCGGGTTTATATTTTTGATTTCCAGTCTCCTGTGGGTCGCGAGCATTCATTTTGCCGATACTTTCCAGGAAAACAAACGTCTGGTCCATGATCTGACCAATATCAATGAAAATCTTGAAGGCATTGTCGCTGACAGAACCAAAGCTCTGAGAGAGAAAACCAATGATATCCAGAGCATTTTGCAAAACATGCCTGAAGGCATATTAACGGTAACTTACGGGAACAAGATTCATCATGAATACTCGGCCTATCTGGAAAAAATTCTTGAGACCAAGGACATTGCGGAAAAGGATGTGATGGAAGTGGTGTTCCGGAATTCTTCCCTGGGCGCTGACTCTTTTGCCAGTGTGGATACGGTACTCGGCGCGTGTCTGGGCGAAGACAGCATGAACTTTCTCATGAATCAGCATTTGATGATCAGTGAACTGGAAAAGCATTTTCCGGATGGAAAGAAAAAACACCTCGAACTTTCCTGGGCTTCCATCTGTGACGATGACGACATGATTGACAAAATCATGCTCAGTATCCGGGATGTCACTGAACTTAAAAAATTGCAGAAAGAGGCCGACAGCCAGAAGAGAGAACTGGAAATGATTGGTCAGATTCTGTCCATTGATCAGGAAAAGTTTTTTGAATTCATTGCCAGTGCCGAAAATTTTCTCGATGCCAATGAAAAATTGATTCTGGAAACCAGAGAAAAAAATCATGAAATTCTGGAAACACTGTTTCGCAATATGCATACGATCAAGGGAAATGCCCGCACTTATGGACTGCTTCATATGACCAATCAGGTCCATGAAGCCGAACATGAATATGATGAGTTGCGCAAACATGAAGAAAAAATCTGGAATCCGGAGCAACTGATCGAACAGCTTCAGACCGCTCGTAAACTTTTATTGGAATACAAGGAACTCAATGAAAAGAAACTGGGACGCAAAGGACCGGGACGACGTGGTGATGGCGGGGACATGCTGACTGTTCCAAAATCCAAGATAGAAGAAGTGCTGTCCATCATTCATCAGTTGGATGTAAAAGCTGTGGATCGGGTACAGCATTCTCTGCACACCATTGAAAATACCCTGAAACGGTTTGGGACCCAGAAACTTGAAATTCTCCTTTCAGGCATTCTCAATTCACTGCCGTCACTTGCCAAAGAACTGGCAAAGGAGCAACCTGAAATTGTGATTCAGGACAAGGGCATTCTGATTAAAAAACAGGCTTTCGGGCTGATCCGTAATGCCTTCATGCATATTTTCAGGAATTCTCTGGATCATGGACTTGAAAAACCCGCGGATCGAACAGCCAGGGGGAAAACACCACAGGGCACGATTACCCTCACGCTGGAGTTGCAACAGGACCGTGTTCTGTTCCGATATAAGGATGATGGTCGGGGGCTTGCGGTTTCCCGCATCCGGCAAAAAGCGCTTGAGAATAAACTCATTGCGCCAAATGAAGTCATGAGTGCGCAGGAGGTGGCTCAACTGGTGTTCCGCTCAGGTTTTTCGACGGCAGAAAAAGTGACAGAAGTTTCAGGCAGAGGCGTTGGAATGGATGCGGTTAAAAAGTTTTTTCAGCAGGAAGGTGGCGATGTCATGATCCAGTTGCAACAGCATTCTGAAGCAGATGATTTCATCCCCTGCGAATTTCTTCTCTGGTTGCCTGAAGGTCATGTGCTTGTAACTGAAGATTCACAAAACAGTTAG
- a CDS encoding MoxR family ATPase, whose product MTLDVKQIGEKVAEKSALLGRVRSEIGQVIVGQEYLVDRLLLVMLCNQHVLIEGVPGLAKTLSVTTLAKAVQASFHRIQFTPDLLPADVLGTQIYNPKSGDFHIRKGPVFANILLADEINRAPAKVQSALLEAMQERQVTIGDETFFLPDPFMVLATQNPVEQEGTYPLPEAQVDRFMMKLKVTYPSKSEEKQILKRMARTAPKTAIQPVITPEEIKHLRELADEIYMDDQIEEYIVNIVDATRNPDKYQLHIRDLIRYGASPRATLFLAMASRAHALVQGRGYVTPQDVKAIGMDVLRHRVMISYEAEAEQKTSEDIVKQIFDAVEVP is encoded by the coding sequence ATGACATTGGATGTGAAACAAATAGGAGAAAAAGTCGCTGAAAAAAGTGCGTTGCTTGGCCGGGTTCGCTCGGAAATCGGTCAGGTGATTGTAGGACAGGAATATCTGGTGGACCGGTTACTGCTGGTCATGTTGTGCAACCAGCATGTTCTCATTGAAGGGGTGCCTGGATTGGCAAAAACCCTTTCTGTCACAACCCTTGCCAAAGCAGTTCAGGCCAGTTTCCACCGAATACAATTCACGCCGGATCTCCTGCCGGCAGATGTTCTGGGAACCCAGATTTACAATCCGAAATCCGGAGATTTCCATATCCGTAAAGGTCCGGTCTTCGCCAATATTCTGCTGGCGGATGAAATCAATCGCGCACCCGCCAAAGTCCAGAGCGCCCTTCTCGAAGCCATGCAGGAACGGCAGGTAACGATTGGCGATGAAACCTTCTTTCTGCCTGATCCCTTCATGGTACTCGCTACCCAGAATCCGGTGGAGCAGGAAGGAACCTACCCCTTGCCGGAAGCTCAGGTGGACCGTTTCATGATGAAGCTCAAAGTGACCTATCCTTCCAAATCTGAAGAAAAACAGATCTTGAAACGCATGGCACGCACGGCGCCGAAAACAGCGATTCAACCCGTGATCACCCCGGAGGAAATCAAGCATCTGAGAGAATTGGCTGACGAAATTTACATGGATGACCAGATTGAGGAATACATTGTCAACATTGTGGATGCCACCCGCAATCCCGACAAATACCAACTGCATATCCGGGATCTGATCCGTTATGGCGCATCGCCGAGAGCAACTTTGTTTCTTGCCATGGCATCGAGAGCACATGCTTTGGTCCAGGGACGGGGCTATGTGACGCCTCAGGATGTGAAAGCGATTGGCATGGATGTTCTGCGACATCGTGTGATGATCAGCTATGAAGCGGAAGCTGAACAGAAAACCTCTGAAGACATCGTCAAACAGATTTTTGACGCAGTGGAAGTTCCATGA